Proteins from one Ipomoea triloba cultivar NCNSP0323 chromosome 1, ASM357664v1 genomic window:
- the LOC116023672 gene encoding probable leucine-rich repeat receptor-like serine/threonine-protein kinase At3g14840 isoform X4, whose amino-acid sequence MSASMFITLIPIILSFFYPTFLEAQSGLLPEDELNALKEIADQLGKKDWDFSVNPCDKKFNQMKPIGNGMPEYVYNNSISCNCSFPAGICHVDAIVLKAQSLQGVLPPSLAKLPFIKTIDLSRNYLSGTIPLEWASTKLKYLAVIVNRLSGPIPKYLGNITTLEYLGLENNMFNGTVPPELGKLVKLKKLFLGANYLTGEWPKELNSLTKLKEFRLSSNNFTGKLPSFQGLGNLEELEVQASGFEGPIPENISLLTSLTELRISDLNGGGVSKFPILNSMKGLRKLLLRRCNISGKIPEYIANMTSLRQLDLSFNNLEGGIDDLQIDNAHYIYLTSNSLSGHIPQWFLNRDPRYYVDLSYNKFEDSYVPLNCRENVNLFKSHNGGDNSLIDDDSSGLAKFVSERENWVTSNTGFFWDKNKTLTDYTATNISLIKGKDSEIYRTARLSPLSLVYYRRCLANGNYTVKLHFAEIVLRDDNSFLSLGRRIFDVYIQGERKLKDFDIKAEAHGADKALVKQFQAVVRDKTLEVRLEYAGKGTTAVPIRGNYGSLISAISVESDFKPPKNRKTVIIVAAIASSLFLIFAILCFVGWMIYTRNKTSREKELQGLDLRTGRFTFKQIKAATNNFASANKIGEGGFGPVYKGTLLDGTVIAVKQLSSKSKQGNREFLNEISMISCLEHPNLVKLHGCCVEGKQLLLVYEYLENNSLAHALFGPEDCQLKIDWATRQRICVGIAKGLAFLHEESEIKIVHRDIKATNVLLDKELNPKISDFGLAKLDDEDKTHLSTKVAGTLGYMAPEYAMWGYLTYKADVYSFGVVALEIVAGKNNMKYQPDEDYVCLLDWALVLQENENLMELIDPRLGSDFDKEQALRMAKVALLCTNPSPVLRPSMSAVVRMLEGLDDVHAYKSDQYEFNSQAMTDQYDDIPVGSSDSPYKVNISSDASKQMMKNYIFIKYSKLYL is encoded by the exons ATGTCAGCCTCCATGTTCATAACCCTCATACCAATTATACTCTCCTTCTTCTATCCTACATTTCTTGAAGCACAGAGTGGGCTTCTTCCTGAAGATGAAT TAAATGCACTGAAGGAAATAGCAGATCAATTGGGGAAGAAGGATTGGGATTTCAGTGTAAATCCTTGTGACAAGAAATTTAACCAGATGAAACCAATAGGGAATGGCATGCCAGAATATGTGTACAATAATTCTATCAGTTGCAATTGTAGCTTCCCTGCTGGTATTTGCCATGTTGACGCCAT AGTTTTGAAAGCACAGAGTCTGCAAGGTGTCCTTCCTCCTTCATTGGCGAAGTTACCCTTCATCAAGACAAT TGATCTGAGCCGAAACTACTTAAGTGGTACAATTCCTCTTGAATGGGCTTCTACCAAATTGAAATATCT GGCTGTTATTGTGAATCGATTGTCGGGACCAATTCCAAAATACTTGGGAAATATAACGACTCTGGAATATTT GGGCTTGGAGAACAACATGTTCAATGGAACTGTCCCACCTGAGCTTGGGAAActtgtcaaattaaaaaaact CTTTCTTGGTGCTAATTATCTCACAGGTGAATGGCCAAAAGAACTTAATTCTCTTACAAAATTGAAGGAGTT TAGGCTCAGCAGTAATAACTTCACTGGGAAACTGCCTAGCTTTCAAGGTTTGGGAAACCTTGAAGAACT AGAGGTTCAAGCAAGTGGCTTTGAAGGGCCCATACCTGAAAATATTTCTCTTTTGACAAGCTTAACAGAACT TAGAATCAGTGACCTAAATGGTGGTGGTGTCTCCAAGTTTCCTATATTAAACAGCATGAAAGGACTGAGAAAGTT ATTATTGAGGAGGTGTAATATTTCTGGGAAGATACCTGAATATATAGCTAATATGACAAGCTTGCGACAATT AGATTTGAGTTTTAATAATCTGGAAGGAGGGATTGATGATCTTCAAATCGATAATGCACACTACAT ATATCTAACAAGCAACTCGCTTAGTGGGCATATTCCTCAATGGTTTCTAAACCGAGATCCCAGATA TTATGTCGATCTTTCATACAATAAGTTTGAGGACAGTTATGTGCCACTAAATTGTCGGGAAAATGT AAACTTATTCAAAAGCCATAATGGAGGAGATAATTC ACTAATTG ATGACGATTCTAGCGGCCTTGCAAAATTTGTTTCAGAAAGAGAGAACTGGGTAACCAGTAATACGGgatttttttgggataaaaataaaacactaaCTGACTATACAGCAACAAATATATCTCTTATCAAGGGAAAAGACTCTGAAATCTACAGGACAGCTCGCTTGTCTCCTTTATCTCTGGTATATTACAGACGCTGTTTAGCAAATGGGAACTACACTGTGAAGCTTCATTTTGCAGAGATAGTTTTGAGAGATGACAATTCTTTTCTAAGTCTTGGAAGGCGCATATTTGATGTTTATATACAG GGCGAGAGGAAATTAAAGGATTTTGATATTAAAGCTGAAGCACATGGAGCTGATAAAGCGTTGGTTAAACAATTTCAAGCAGTTGTCAGAGATAAAACTCTCGAGGTGCGCCTTGAGTATGCTGGAAAAGGAACAACAGCGGTCCCAATTAGAGGAAATTATGGCTCTTTAATATCTGCCATTTCTGTGGAATCTG ATTTCAAGCCTCCCAAAAATAGAAAGACTGTAATTATAGTTGCTGCAATAgcttcttctttgtttcttattttTGCAATTCTCTGTTTCGTTGGATGGATGATCTACACTAGAAACAAGACCTCACGGGAAAAGG AACTACAAGGCCTTGATCTACGAACTGGTCGATTTAcctttaaacaaattaaagccgCAACAAATAACTTTGCTTCTGCAAATAAGATTGGGGAAGGTGGTTTCGGACCTGTGTACAAG GGTACATTATTGGATGGTACAGTTATTGCTGTGAAACAACTCTCGTCCAAATCAAAACAAGGAAACCGTGaatttttgaatgaaataagcATGATTTCTTGTTTGGAGCACCCTAATCTTGTGAAACTTCATGGGTGTTGTGTTGAGGGAAAGCAGTTGTTGTTGGTGTATGAGTACTTGGAAAACAATAGCCTTGCCCATGCTCTATTTg GTCCAGAAGATTGTCAACTGAAAATAGACTGGGCTACCAGACAAAGAATCTGTGTTGGTATTGCAAAAGGTTTAGCTTTCTTGCATGAAGAATCAGAAATAAAAATTGTTCATAGAGACATTAAAGCCACTAATGTGCTTCTTGACAAAGAACTCAATCCAAAAATTTCTGACTTCGGTCTAGCTAAACTTGATGATGAAGACAAGACACACCTCAGCACAAAAGTTGCTGGGACATT AGGATATATGGCTCCTGAATATGCAATGTGGGGCTACTTAACGTACAAAGCTGATGTCTATAGTTTCGGAGTGGTGGCACTTGAAATTGTTGCCGGGAAGAACAACATGAAGTATCAACCTGATGAGGACTATGTTTGCCTCCTTGATTGG GCACTAGTtcttcaagaaaatgaaaaccTAATGGAGCTAATTGATCCAAGATTAGGTTCTGATTTTGACAAAGAACAAGCTCTCAGAATGGCCAAAGTGGCTTTGCTTTGTACTAATCCTTCCCCAGTCCTTAGGCCATCCATGTCTGCAGTTGTTAGAATGCTTGAAGGCCTTGATGATGTTCATGCGTACAAATCCGATCAATACGAATTCAATTCTCAAGCAATGACAGATCAATATGATGATATTCCAGTCGGCTCAAGTGATTCTCCCTACAAAGTAAATATTTCTTCAGATGCAAGTAAACAAATGATGAAAAATTATATCTTTATTAAATACAGTAAATTATACTTGTAA